The following proteins are encoded in a genomic region of Danio rerio strain Tuebingen ecotype United States chromosome 16, GRCz12tu, whole genome shotgun sequence:
- the nek10 gene encoding serine/threonine-protein kinase Nek10 yields the protein MPLQDRKSRGPNRSHQKTKDKELLDLKRLLSMITAPISKQASSLSQSKGHKSQTSTNVPEHRKNATEASELENFSVTYRKQRYFNDQPHHRLFLDIFTALINNRLGCSDWLENSSSDNVLRVLNCLRLLIRDPLHQKAFFELQGASQLVKHMESVASVYLECGEQTLEIEQLVAMTYIFQKLSTVEEQRQWIINCEAHKTLVKLLSTRDCSVVLGALLALTTLAESQECKEKIGELSVVEHLLDVLQDYDMLSKRLSAELLRLLCSVQCVRDQLRQCDGVPVLLSLLHSEHIKLLWSTVWVLVQLCQDPDTSAEVRAWGGVQQLLRILHGERVYVSDRSTIDSISSANAAGRIHSQQVSAVVCAHETAENTISLQSACCAAITELVLDDTTAHNVVQENGVYIIAKLILPQNGKEPQAKSLQCYAFRALRFLFSMERNRHHFKRLFSPDLFEMFIDVGHYVRDITAYEPLQQKIMLLSPEELDILRESIETVNQNRPPIRVVNGYAVLEHLGSGAFGSVFKVRKQNGQNILALKEVNFHNPAFGKDKRSRDSSVEKIVSEMTIIKEQMSHPNIVKYFKTFLEGDKLYIVMELIEGAPLAEHFSSLKEKKQTFTEERVWNIFIQICLALRYLHKEKRIIHRDLTPNNIMLGERDKVTITDFGLAKQKQENSKLTSVVGTILYCCPEIVKNEPYGEKADVWAAGCILYQTVTLNPPFYSANMLSLATKIVEAVYEPLEDKTFSERVTDMIKWCLTPNADVRPDIIEVSSRISDIMMRFVDSLCVSHNALERRAERDRKRAQKYFLESNRTRMCGPIQQGLSLKNQDESQSESFETSTSVLVVGGEQKQSQVSQCGVKGADELNMSSGDFQKPKARPASAGICLSQRKVRQIDDPNQRLLELLHKIIFITQLPPAPQNSFKQRAIERFKKSLFIYGSDAYNLKVELNKVLQGSQELVEMSSASREWWSMIQSLSSDPSNAENRESGYSSLQDGLTYEDIQSMVEDVLEENGYYSRRDLDSGAATRQTQTP from the exons GCTTCATCTCTGAGTCAATCAAAAGGACACAAGTCTCAAACTTCCACAAATGTTCCTGAGCACCGGAAAAATGCCACTGAAGCGTCTGAGCTGGAAAACTTTAG CGTGACATACAGAAAGCAGAGATATTTCAATGACCAGCCACATCACAGATTATTCCTGGACATCTTCACTGCCTTGATCAATAACAGGCTTGGTTGTAG CGACTGGCTGGAAAATTCCTCTTCAGATAATGTTTTAAGAGTTCTGAACTGCCTGAGATTGCTGATCAGGGATCCTCTTCACCAG AAAGCCTTCTTTGAGCTCCAAGGAGCCAGTCAACTCGTGAAG CACATGGAGTCGGTTGCATCTGTGTATCTCGAATGCGGAGAACAGACGCTGGAAATCGAGCAGCTGGTAGCAATGACAT ATATCTTTCAGAAGTTGTCTACTGTTGAGGAGCAAAGACAGTGGATTATTAATTGTGAAGCACATAAG ACGCTCGTGAAGCTGCTCTCAACCCGGGACTGCAGTGTTGTATTAGGAGCTCTTCTGGCTCTAACCACACTTGCTGAAAG TCAAGAATGCAAAGAGAAGATCGGCGAGCTTTCAGTTGTGGAGCATCTTCTAGATGTTTTGCAAGATTATGACATGTTATCGAAAAG GCTGAGCGCGGAGCTGCTGAGGTTGCTTTGCTCGGTGCAGTGTGTGCGGGATCAGCTGCGTCAGTGTGATGGTGTGCCGGTTCTGCTCAGTCTCCTGCACTCAGAGCACATCAAGCTGCTGTGGAGCACTGTTTGGGTTCTCGTTCAGCTCTGTCAGGATCCCGACACCAGCGCTGAGGTCCGGGCCTGGGGCGGCGTGCAGCAACTACTGCGCATCTTACATGG AGAACGAGTGTATGTGTCCGATCGCTCCACCATTGATTCAATTTCCAGCGCCAATGCAGCAGGCAGAATCCACAGTCAGCAGGTGTCAGCAGTGGTGTGCGCTCATGAAACAGCGGAGAACACCATCAGTCTGCAGTCAG CATGCTGTGCAGCGATAACCGAGCTTGTATTGGATGATACGACAGCGCATAATGTGGTGCAG GAGAACGGTGTGTATATTATTGCCAAATTGATTTTGCCACAGAATGGTAAAGAACCTCAAGCAAAATCTCTACAG tgttatgCTTTCAGAGCACTGCGATTCCTCTTTAGTATGGAACGCAACAGACATCACTTTAAAAG GCTGTTTTCTCCAGATTTGTTTGAGATGTTTATCGATGTCGGTCACTACGTTCGAGACATTACTGCATATGAACCGCTGCAACAGAAAATCATGCTTTTATCT CCAGAAGAGTTGGATATTCTTAGGGAAAGCATCGAGACAGTAAACCAGAACCGTCCTCCTATAAGAGTGGTCAATGGTTATGCGGTTTTGGAGCATCTAGGAAGCGGAGCTTTTGGCAGCGTCTTTAAG GTTCGTAAGCAGAACGGACAGAACATTCTGGCACTTAAAGAGGTCAACTTTCACAATCCGGCCTTTGGCAAAGATAAGCGATCCAGAGACAGCAGTGTTGAGAAGATTGTGTCTGAAATGACCATCATTAAAGAACAG ATGTCTCATCCGAACATTGTAAAATActtcaaaacatttttagaaG GTGATAAACTCTACATTGTAATGGAGCTCATTGAAGGAGCTCCTCTGGCTGAGCATTTCAGCTCTCTGAAAGAGAAAAAGCAGACGTTCACCGAGGAGAGAGTCTGGAACATCTTCATACAG ATCTGTTTGGCTTTGAGATACTTGCACAAGGAGAAGCGGATCATCCACAGAGATCTCACACCCAATAATATCATGCTCGGAGAGAGAGATAAAGTCACCATTA CTGACTTTGGTCTTGCTAAACAGAAACAAGAGAACAGTAAGCTGACATCAGTGGTGGGGACGATACTGTACTGCTG cCCAGAGATTGTGAAGAACGAGCCGTACGGTGAGAAGGCAGATGTTTGGGCCGCCGGCTGTATCCTCTATCAGACGGTCACTCTCAATCCTCCGTTCTACAGCGCTAACATGCTCTCGCTCGCTACTAAG ATTGTGGAAGCTGTTTATGAGCCACTAGAAGACAAAACCTTCTCCGAAAGAGTAACCGACATGATTAAATG GTGTTTGACTCCAAATGCAGACGTCCGTCCAGACATCATCGAGGTCAGTTCCAGAATCTCTGATATCATGATGAGGTTTGTGGATAGTCTCTGtgtatcccataatgcactggaGAGAAGGGCGGAGCGAGACAGGAAGAGAGCGCAGAAGTACTTTCTGGAGAGCAACAGGACTAGAATGTGTGGCCCGATACAACAG GGATTAAGCTTGAAAAATCAAGATGAATCACAGTCTGAGAGCTTTGAAACGTCCACATCAGTTTTAGTAGTTGGAGGAGAACAAAAGCAGAGTCAAG tatcccAGTGTGGTGTGAAGGGTGCTGATGAACTGAACATGTCCAG TGGAGATTTTCAAAAGCCAAAAGCACGTCCTG CGTCGGCAGGAATTTGTTTATCTCAGAGAAAAGTTCGACAAATTGATGATCCCAACCAAAGGCTTCTTGAGCTCCTGCACAAGATTATATTCATCACTCAG CTCCCTCCAGCACCACAAAACAGCTTCAAGCAGCGGGCAATTGAACGCTTTAAGAAGTCGCTCTTCATATATGGAAGTGATGCATACAATCTCAAAGTGGAGCTCAATAAG GTTCTTCAAGGCAGTCAGGAGCTGGTAGAGATGtcttcagccagcagagagtggTGGTCCATGATTCAGTCTCTAAGCTCAGACCCCTCAAACGCAGAAAATC GGGAATCAGGTTACTCCAGTCTTCAAGACGGCCTCACATATGAAGATATACAG AGTATGGTGGAGGATGTGCTGGAGGAGAACGGATATTACAGCAG AAGAGATCTGGATTCAGGAGCAGCAACAAGACAAACTCAAACTCCCTGA